The DNA region TCTCGACGTGTTCGCAGCCGAGCCGAACGTGCCGGACGAATTGAAGGCGATGCAGAACGTCGTGCTGCTGCCGCATATCGGCTCGGCCTCGGTGGTGACGCGCAATGCGATGGACCAGCTCGTGGTCGACAACATCACGAACTGGTTCGCCGGCAAGCCGCCGCTGACGCCGGTTGCGGAAACGCCGGTGAAGGGCCGCTGATGTCATTGTCCCGCTTCAGCGTCGTGCTGCTTATGCTGCTGGCCGCGTGCGGTCCGGCCGCCGCGCAGGACGCCTCGACGTTGAAGAAGGACATGATCGGGCAGTGGGAGCTCGCCACCACCGAGCGCAGCAAGACCTGCGTCGTGACGCTGAAGAGCGATGCGACGCCGCAAGGTTTCAAGCTCGAGCTCGAGCCGGCCTGCGCCGCCGCGCTGCCTTTCACCAAGGACATCACGGGCTGGAGCATCAAGGGCCTCGGCGACATCGTGCGGCTGCAGAATGCGGCCGGCGACGCCGTGATCGATTTCACCGAGGTCGAGACCGGCATCTTCGAGGGCATGCGCACCAATGAGGGCGTCTACATCCTGCAAAACCTCGCCGCTGCCCGCGCGCTCGCCAAGTCGATGGACCAGATGATCGGCGACTGGTCGATGGTC from Bradyrhizobium sp. B124 includes:
- a CDS encoding AprI/Inh family metalloprotease inhibitor, which translates into the protein MSLSRFSVVLLMLLAACGPAAAQDASTLKKDMIGQWELATTERSKTCVVTLKSDATPQGFKLELEPACAAALPFTKDITGWSIKGLGDIVRLQNAAGDAVIDFTEVETGIFEGMRTNEGVYILQNLAAARALAKSMDQMIGDWSMVRGNGQAICALVLTNTDAGNDNFQLFLKGKCDPAVAAFNPTLWRLDHGQMILMSPKGETWQFEADDNAQWRRVPDSADPLIMLREQ